A window of the Streptomyces griseochromogenes genome harbors these coding sequences:
- a CDS encoding S41 family peptidase, translating to MSYLRFPHLSGDLLCFVTEDDLWLTALDAPGRAWRLTVDRTKAGHPRFSPDGRHIAYTTWHSLVPEIHLVGVDGGPARQLTYWGSTDTQVRGWTPPDEDGRSDILAVASHGEPFSYFTWAYKVTPDGDPGRKLPWGPVSDIQVADIDGEHKTLLLTGTPPHEPASWKRYRGGAMGRLWLHGQRLLPDIGGHLEAPVFVAGRIAFLSDHEGVGNLYSCAYDGSDLRRHTDHDAFYARHLSGDGTRVVYQCAGDLWLVDGFAPDAVARKLDIRLGGPRAGRRAYQVPAAQHVDGISADETGRASAVVVRGSLHWLTHRDGPARTITDTPGVRVRLPEMLGSTGQVAYVTDAEGEDAIEIAQLPRATGDRAPRRLASGKLGRVLELVCDPLGERLAIASHDGRLLLIDTTEETEATEATEETEEAEETEEAGGEGAGDATGETAEAPDSSAADRSNGEVAEVIRSINGPVRDLAFSPDGSWLTWSQPGIGRSLRQIKLARIKDRLIVDVTNGRFEDENPVFTRDGRYLAFLSWRGFDPVYDVHTGDLSFPLGCRPYLVPLSSATPSPFALNPEGRPAAGGLDPAEDEETGEGGTVTVEVEGLENRVTPFPVVASKYSALRPVAGGGLVWMRWPISGALGETFVNPADISGRPTLEYFNITKAKRSELVDHLDWFAVSGDGSRLVVVDEGDLRAVPSTESGDSDSTVWIDLRRILHQVDPAAEWRQSYEEAGRLIRAYFWDPGMCGIDWDAVLDQYRPLVERVASPDEFADLMREVLGELGTSHAYVTAARRNEGPPHYQRWQGLLGANFVHREGGWTVKRVLPGDSSDSKARSPLAGTGIRDGAVLTHVDGRPVDPVAGPFPLLAGSGGTTVELTFLPADLPAEGDARRTARRVAVVPLIDDRPLRYQDWVAKRRQVVRELSGGKCGYLHIPDMGGSGWAQFNRDLRMEVSRPALIVDVRGNAGGHISELVIEKLTRTILGWDLTRDAQPVSYTSNAPRGPVVALADEATSSDGDMITAAFKLLRLGPVVGQRTWGGVVGMTGRHRLGDGTVITVPMNAAWFDAYGWSVENHGVAPDLEILRTPLDWAEGRHAQLDDAVQLALDLLESNPAAVPPDYSDAPNRTRPKLPPRTT from the coding sequence GTGAGCTATCTCCGCTTTCCCCACCTCAGCGGCGACCTGCTGTGCTTCGTGACCGAGGACGACCTCTGGCTGACCGCCCTCGACGCCCCGGGCCGCGCCTGGCGGCTCACGGTGGACCGCACGAAGGCCGGCCATCCCCGCTTCTCTCCCGACGGCCGCCACATCGCCTACACGACCTGGCACAGCCTCGTGCCCGAGATCCACCTCGTCGGCGTCGACGGCGGACCCGCGCGGCAGCTGACGTACTGGGGCAGTACCGACACCCAGGTCCGCGGCTGGACACCCCCTGACGAGGACGGAAGAAGCGACATCCTCGCCGTCGCCTCCCACGGCGAGCCCTTCTCGTACTTCACCTGGGCCTACAAGGTCACCCCCGACGGCGACCCCGGCCGCAAGCTGCCCTGGGGCCCGGTCTCCGACATCCAGGTCGCCGACATCGACGGCGAGCACAAGACCCTGCTGCTCACCGGCACCCCGCCGCACGAACCGGCGTCCTGGAAGCGGTACCGGGGCGGCGCCATGGGCCGGCTGTGGCTGCACGGACAGCGGCTGCTGCCGGACATCGGCGGGCACCTGGAAGCCCCCGTGTTCGTCGCCGGCCGCATCGCCTTCCTCTCCGACCACGAAGGCGTCGGGAACCTCTACTCCTGCGCGTACGACGGCTCCGACCTGCGCCGCCACACCGATCACGACGCGTTCTACGCCCGGCACCTCTCCGGCGACGGCACCCGGGTGGTCTACCAGTGCGCGGGCGACCTGTGGCTGGTGGACGGCTTCGCCCCCGACGCCGTGGCGCGCAAGCTCGACATCCGGCTCGGCGGCCCGCGCGCCGGGCGCCGGGCGTACCAGGTTCCGGCCGCCCAGCACGTGGACGGCATCTCCGCGGACGAGACCGGCCGGGCCAGCGCCGTCGTCGTCCGCGGCAGCCTGCACTGGCTCACGCACCGGGACGGCCCGGCGCGCACCATCACGGACACGCCCGGCGTCCGGGTCCGGCTCCCGGAGATGCTCGGCTCGACCGGGCAGGTGGCGTATGTGACGGACGCCGAGGGCGAGGACGCCATCGAGATCGCCCAGCTGCCCCGCGCCACCGGCGACCGCGCCCCGCGCCGCCTCGCCTCCGGAAAGCTGGGACGGGTCCTGGAACTGGTCTGCGATCCGCTGGGCGAACGGCTGGCGATCGCGTCGCACGACGGCCGGCTGCTGCTGATCGACACGACGGAGGAGACGGAAGCGACGGAAGCGACGGAGGAGACGGAGGAAGCAGAGGAGACGGAGGAGGCGGGCGGGGAGGGCGCGGGGGACGCGACCGGCGAAACCGCCGAGGCCCCGGACAGCTCGGCCGCCGACCGCTCGAACGGTGAGGTCGCCGAGGTGATCCGGTCCATCAACGGCCCCGTCCGCGACCTCGCCTTCTCCCCGGACGGCTCCTGGCTCACCTGGTCCCAGCCCGGCATCGGCCGCTCGCTCAGGCAGATCAAGCTGGCCCGGATCAAGGACCGGCTCATCGTGGACGTCACCAACGGCCGCTTCGAGGACGAGAACCCCGTCTTCACCCGTGACGGCCGCTACCTCGCCTTCCTCTCCTGGCGCGGCTTCGACCCGGTGTACGACGTCCACACCGGCGACCTGTCCTTCCCGCTGGGCTGCCGCCCGTATCTGGTCCCGCTCTCCTCGGCGACCCCCTCCCCCTTCGCCCTGAACCCCGAGGGCCGCCCGGCCGCGGGCGGGCTCGATCCCGCCGAGGACGAGGAGACCGGCGAAGGCGGCACGGTGACCGTGGAGGTGGAGGGCCTGGAGAACAGGGTGACGCCGTTCCCGGTCGTCGCCTCCAAGTACTCGGCGCTGCGCCCGGTGGCGGGCGGCGGCCTGGTCTGGATGCGCTGGCCCATCTCCGGCGCGCTCGGCGAGACCTTCGTCAACCCGGCCGACATCAGCGGACGGCCGACGCTGGAGTACTTCAACATCACCAAGGCGAAGAGGTCCGAACTCGTCGACCACCTCGACTGGTTCGCGGTGAGCGGGGACGGGAGCCGGCTCGTGGTGGTGGACGAGGGCGACCTGCGGGCGGTGCCGTCCACCGAGTCCGGCGACAGTGACAGCACCGTGTGGATCGACCTGCGGCGCATCCTGCACCAGGTCGACCCGGCCGCCGAATGGCGCCAGTCCTACGAGGAGGCCGGCCGCCTCATCCGCGCCTACTTCTGGGACCCGGGCATGTGCGGCATCGACTGGGACGCGGTGCTCGACCAGTACCGGCCGCTCGTCGAACGGGTCGCCTCCCCCGACGAGTTCGCCGATCTGATGCGCGAGGTCCTGGGTGAGCTGGGCACCTCGCACGCCTACGTCACCGCCGCCCGCCGCAACGAGGGCCCGCCCCACTACCAGCGCTGGCAGGGCCTGCTCGGCGCCAACTTCGTCCACCGGGAGGGAGGCTGGACGGTCAAGCGCGTCCTGCCCGGCGACTCGTCCGACTCCAAGGCACGCTCGCCGCTGGCCGGTACGGGCATCCGGGACGGCGCCGTCCTGACCCACGTGGACGGCCGGCCGGTCGATCCGGTGGCGGGACCGTTTCCGCTGCTCGCCGGCTCGGGCGGTACGACCGTGGAGCTGACCTTTCTCCCGGCGGATCTCCCGGCGGAGGGGGACGCGAGGCGGACTGCCCGGCGGGTCGCCGTCGTCCCGCTCATCGACGACCGGCCGCTGCGCTACCAGGACTGGGTCGCCAAACGGCGGCAGGTCGTCCGGGAGCTGAGCGGCGGCAAGTGCGGCTATCTGCACATCCCCGACATGGGCGGCTCGGGCTGGGCCCAGTTCAACCGGGACCTGCGCATGGAGGTGTCCCGGCCGGCGCTGATCGTGGACGTGCGCGGCAACGCGGGCGGCCACATCAGCGAGCTCGTCATCGAGAAGCTGACCCGGACCATCCTGGGCTGGGACCTGACCCGCGACGCGCAGCCGGTGTCGTACACCTCGAACGCGCCCCGGGGCCCGGTGGTGGCCCTGGCGGACGAGGCGACCTCCTCCGACGGCGACATGATCACCGCGGCCTTCAAGCTGCTGCGACTCGGGCCGGTCGTCGGCCAGCGCACCTGGGGCGGAGTCGTCGGCATGACGGGACGGCACCGCCTCGGCGACGGCACGGTGATCACGGTGCCGATGAACGCCGCCTGGTTCGACGCCTACGGATGGTCCGTGGAGAACCACGGCGTCGCCCCCGACCTGGAGATCCTGCGCACCCCCCTGGACTGGGCGGAGGGCCGCCACGCCCAACTCGACGACGCGGTCCAACTGGCCCTGGACCTCCTGGAGTCCAACCCCGCCGCAGTTCCCCCCGACTACAGCGACGCCCCCAACCGCACCCGCCCGAAACTGCCCCCGAGGACAACCTAG
- a CDS encoding SDR family oxidoreductase, translating into MSRVSLEGQVAVVTGAARGVGELLARKLSARGAKVALVGLEEEALKEVSERLHSDSAHWYADVTDHEAMSRVAREVKERFGKVDIVVANAGVASGGPFVDSDPQAWRRVIEVNLIGSAVTARAFLPVLMESRGYLLQVASLAAITPAPMMTAYCASKSGVEAYAHSLRAEVGYQGVRVGVAYLSWTDTDMVRGADQDDVMRELRQRLPWPSNKTYPLGPAVDRIVAGIERRSAHVYGQWWLRGMQGVRGYLPALIGSVGQREMKRFAPRLQGMSSGLVGAGGAADEAARATHRN; encoded by the coding sequence ATGAGCAGGGTCAGCCTCGAAGGTCAGGTCGCCGTCGTCACCGGAGCGGCGCGCGGCGTCGGCGAGTTGCTCGCGCGCAAGCTCTCCGCGCGCGGCGCGAAGGTGGCGCTCGTCGGCCTGGAGGAGGAGGCTCTCAAGGAGGTCTCCGAGCGGCTGCACAGCGACAGCGCGCACTGGTACGCCGACGTCACCGACCACGAGGCGATGAGCCGGGTGGCGCGGGAGGTGAAGGAGCGGTTCGGGAAGGTCGACATCGTGGTCGCCAACGCCGGTGTGGCCAGCGGGGGTCCGTTCGTCGACTCCGACCCGCAGGCCTGGCGGCGCGTGATCGAGGTCAACCTGATCGGTTCGGCGGTGACCGCGCGGGCGTTCCTGCCGGTGCTCATGGAAAGCCGCGGCTATCTGCTGCAGGTGGCCTCGCTCGCCGCGATCACCCCGGCGCCGATGATGACGGCGTACTGCGCCTCCAAGTCGGGCGTGGAGGCATACGCGCACAGCCTGCGCGCCGAGGTCGGCTACCAGGGCGTGCGCGTCGGCGTCGCGTACCTGTCCTGGACCGACACCGACATGGTGCGTGGCGCCGACCAGGACGACGTCATGCGGGAGCTGAGGCAGCGGCTGCCGTGGCCGTCGAACAAGACGTACCCGCTGGGGCCCGCGGTGGACCGGATCGTCGCCGGGATCGAACGGCGCTCGGCGCATGTGTACGGACAGTGGTGGCTGCGCGGCATGCAGGGGGTGCGCGGATATCTGCCGGCGCTCATCGGATCCGTGGGCCAGCGCGAGATGAAGCGGTTCGCCCCTCGCCTGCAGGGGATGAGCTCCGGACTCGTCGGCGCAGGTGGGGCGGCCGACGAAGCGGCGCGGGCTACGCACCGTAACTGA
- a CDS encoding alpha/beta fold hydrolase, whose translation MSRITSVALGPYAPPVPARELTVVSADGARLHVEVHGPEDAPCVVLSHGWTCSISFWAAQIRELAVDHRVIAYDQRGHGRSPASPACTTGALADDLEAVLAQTLAHEEKALIVGHSMGGMTVMAASARPRFREHAAAVLLCSTGSSRLVTESRVVPLRAGRVRTWITGRIIGSRAPLGPVTPVAKRILKYATMGSGSAPHMVETCARIVHACPRAVRHAWAAVLAALDLDHGVRELHVPTEVVHGASDRLTPPVHAHALVAGLPHCVGLTELPGVGHMTPIEAPELVTGKIRELVTAYITGNTPESVPGNTPAQHIKEGA comes from the coding sequence ATGAGTCGAATCACCTCCGTGGCCCTCGGCCCTTACGCCCCGCCCGTCCCCGCCCGCGAACTGACCGTCGTCTCCGCCGACGGCGCGCGGTTGCACGTCGAGGTGCACGGGCCCGAGGACGCGCCCTGCGTCGTCCTCTCCCACGGCTGGACCTGTTCGATCTCCTTCTGGGCCGCGCAGATCCGGGAGTTGGCGGTGGACCACCGGGTGATCGCGTACGACCAGAGGGGGCACGGACGAAGTCCCGCAAGCCCCGCGTGCACCACCGGCGCGCTGGCGGACGACCTCGAAGCGGTGCTCGCGCAGACTCTCGCCCACGAGGAGAAGGCCCTGATCGTCGGGCACTCCATGGGCGGTATGACGGTCATGGCCGCCTCCGCCCGGCCCCGCTTCCGCGAACACGCCGCGGCCGTCCTGCTGTGCAGCACCGGCAGCTCGCGGCTGGTCACGGAGTCGCGGGTGGTGCCGTTGCGCGCCGGGCGCGTGCGCACCTGGATCACCGGGCGCATTATCGGCTCGCGCGCTCCCCTTGGCCCGGTCACGCCGGTCGCCAAGCGCATCCTCAAGTACGCGACCATGGGCTCCGGTTCCGCCCCGCACATGGTGGAGACGTGCGCGCGGATCGTGCACGCCTGCCCGCGCGCCGTACGCCACGCCTGGGCCGCCGTGCTCGCGGCGCTCGATCTCGACCACGGTGTCCGCGAGTTGCACGTGCCCACCGAAGTGGTGCACGGCGCGTCCGACCGGCTCACGCCGCCCGTGCACGCCCACGCACTGGTCGCCGGACTGCCCCACTGCGTCGGCCTCACCGAGCTGCCCGGCGTCGGCCACATGACCCCCATCGAGGCTCCGGAACTGGTGACCGGCAAGATCCGGGAACTCGTCACCGCATACATCACGGGGAACACCCCCGAGTCCGTCCCGGGGAACACCCCCGCGCAGCACATCAAGGAGGGCGCATGA